The DNA segment ttttcatataatatgcatatatgtgAGAATGTTTCAATTTATTGTATAATTCGTAAAACTGTTTAAGGATTTGTACATATATAGAGTGAAATTTATGCacatatgaaaatattgtGTAGCTTAAACTTGAAATACCATAATTTTGTTACACATATGAAAGGGGGTTtgtgtacatatattatatttaccaATTTGTTATTCTCATCTTTTTTTCTCTCCTTTTTTTCGCAGGTTGAATCTGAATTCAACATCACAATACCAGATGAAACAGCTGACGGTATAAAAACAGTACAAGAAGTAATAGATTATTTGGttcaattaaatattaagaaggtttaattatattcctatatagtatattttaaataatagatAGTAGCAATATAATTCTAATggatttttaaaattttctaCAAACATATAATTTTGCAATTAATAATCAAGTATATgatacattttttcattttattttttattcgtAATCGAAATTCttataattatacattttgTTTTCCTATGAAGATTAACTCTTCGattatgtaaaatatatagttacgcatattatataaaaaaaacataaatattttattttttttataaaataaacttCGTGGTTTTGTCTCTCTTAGGGACTCTTTAACAATTATTAATtcttaaattaattttaatttaataaatcttTAACTATTGAATGTTACACATATGTTGCTCTTTCAAATTTGCttattaaaattgtatactATAAAAGATATTCCATTTATAGatttatattaacatattGCAACttcaaatttaaaatatgttacaCATTTTTCTTATAGTTTTATTTCATCCGTTTGTCTATAGttcttaaatataaaaatatattcaaagAGTAAAGTGATTGCTATGTGtgcaaaaaaacaaaatatcatagttcatattaaaaaaataccacaaaaaaatattattattattatattataattttttaagtgGCATAAGAAaatcttttgttttattattcttagAAATTAAAAcgttttaataaatacaaatatttcCTCGTGTGTACACATGGCAcctattaaataataaaataatatttttaattagaAGTAATGCTAAATTAGTattttagaaatataaaatgtagcGTGCTCATTTTGTGTTCATTTACACCCGTAAATATTGTTCCATTGTTTTTAacattcataaaaaaaatatataaatactgaacaaaataatataacaaataGATTCCTACAAGTAATGTACTACAAAAGAAATAACTATCATTCGtttttaattatacatattaaacCTGCTTCACaatgattttaaaatttgtgagaataaaaaattaaatataaaaaaaatgaaaaaaatatatattattctttaaaacgttgattttttatatattcaataGTAATATAATGTAACTTAAATCGACATAAATTCGCATTTTACTTGTAATTCGACATATATaactaaataaatataattaaaaatatatctagTATTTAATTTCACATATAAGCcaagcatatatatacatatacgtGTGTGTGATATTACAATTCGAATTACCGAATTGGCTTATAAAATGTCATATTTCCATGGCGTTATGCTGATGTATTTATTAATCTTTTTCCATAATATTTGAATGGCAATTATGTATTACTTCTCCCATTTCTACTAATGTAGTACCCATCATTGTGGGCCATTTAATGGtataattttgtaatattaacataaaactagtaaaaaaaaaaacagacaAATTGAAGCTCCAGATATAGAATACCATTATTAATCATTTATAACATAAACAGAATAAACAAATGGTTATAAAACAAGATAAATGTGTTActgaaaatttatttagtaaCACACTGAATACCGAGTATGAAAAACTTGAGGAGATCGAAGATAACCCATCACCAAATATAGACATGTTAAGAGAAAATGAGGATAATGATGAattgtataataataacaataactATAACAAAAGTGATAGGCATAAGGGATacattgaaaatataaaattaaaacaatcTAAATATTTTGGAGATAAAACTATagggaaaaaatatagttatatttatttaataaatcaaATATTTGGATCTGGAATTGTATCTAtaccatatatatttaaacattCTGGTTGGCTACCATGCCtagttataaatattataatatgtcttttaacaatttttaatacattattatttttacgaTCTATGACAATGATAccaaataatatacattttaataaaagatatgaatatatttcaACTATGTGCTATTTTttaggaaaaaataatatattttttatgtttatgcAGATATGCTATTATGGTAGTATATTAGTGAGCAATATAATTTCGATAGTTATAGTATCCCATGCAGTAGATTATATTttagtaaatatatttggCTATACTATTGGAGTAATTATATATCCAAACTTTCAGTTTAGCACAATTacagatataaataaattatattatagcAATAATTATGTATTGTGTATAACTATAGGATATGTAATAAATGCTATtatatcaatatatttttctcaaTCAAGTTTAGAAGATAATATGAAAGTACAAGTATTatcctttatatttttaatgattaCAATTTTTCAAATCATTTTTCTaagtattataaaaatatataaatataacaatgtCCATACAATATTGTCAAATGATAGTATGGGGAAATATTCAGATATTAAATATCCAACCATATTTGgtgattttaattttaaacaaCTTTTATCTTCCTATATATCATCTTATTCTGCTATAACAGTAATACCATGTTGGGCAAATGAAATGAAGTCTGatgtaaaaattatgaaaactGTATGgatttcaaattttttttgttgttttatttattatatatttggaTACGTATTATATACCGCTTACCCTCATattgataatgaaaatattttgtatGGCATATTAAAAAATCCATCTATAAATACTTCAATGAAAGTttctatttatttatttgatttattaACTATTGCACCTGGaatttatgtatattgtATTGCAACAAGATATAATTTAGTTAATAGTAATATATGCTCAGAAAAGGCTGCCTTCCTTTTTGGTACTGTTTTTCCATTCCTTATATCATGGTGGTTTACTTCTCGAGCTATGTTTGAAAGCATTTTTACATGGTCaagtttaattttttcatacgCATGTAATTACATTACACcatcaattatatatttgatagCTTGTAAAAATATTCCGTATTCTCAAAAAAATCCGCTTCATTATATTCATGTTTTATACGACCCAAAtgaatataaacaaaaaaatttccCATTATACAACGTGTTTTCTGTAAAAAACAATTCCAAGGAAAGAGAAGACACAAGTTCAAATACAAATCCAAGGGTTCTCAATGAAAGAAATTATAACAAAACAGATGATCCAGATGCATTCAAAATTGAAACAGGTGATTGTATTAGTACTAAAAATTcctataataaaacatatcaACACCCGCgctttgaaaaaaatgaaatcaAATTCGATGCCGaagaaatttataaattaaaggaagataaaacaaaagaaattGAAAACAAAACTATCATCAACGATGATTCtaataatgttaataataataaacgaGGCGAATATAAAATCCATTTTAAAGGTCTTAACCAAATTAACAACCTGGAAGAGGATGATAGACACAATTATTATGACGAAACAAAATCAACTGAGGAAAAAAAGATAACTTATTTGGAAGGGGGAGAGAAAGAATCCCAACAACAATCGAACGAGGATAATAATAAAGCTATCGGTTTAAGTGATAATTATAGATTCTTAGAGAATAATGTAGAAAACACACACGATGATTTTCAAAATGGATACACAGAATTAAAAGACATATGTGAGGAAAATGGAAATGAAGATAAGAAATTTAAATCGCCtgaaagaataaaaaattcatataaagataacaataataataacaattatcatagaaaaaaaagtgataaagatttaaaaaaaaaaaataaagtaaataTATCACATGAATACTgtaaaaaaaacgaaaacaAATTAAGTAAATTCGAGTTACgaaaatataattctttGTTCAATATTAAgggtaataatattaataaaaataattctaaaaAAACGAATCAACATCAAGTGCATAATGTCCGAAAATCGAGAAAACATAAAACTGTTATAGgatttgaaaaaaaacatattaaaattcccaataaaaataataatattaataataattattatgacTATTCCAACATTAGTGAAAATGATatgttaaataataaaaatatagccGATTTATcaaaagatatatataatgatgtaaaaataataaaaaaaaattatgaaagaaataaatatttaattagatATTCTGATATATTTGATTCTTTTTTAAATCTAAAATTCATACTTGAAAATGGCACTCAGAGAAATTCTGTTGATAGTGATTTCAATTTAGATGTAGCAGACAAAAATACAAGCTCTAAAGATGATGACACAAATAAGCTTATTAATAgttataatacaaaaaatacttCCTATTCAAACAATAACTCCTATTCAAACACTTATAAACCTTTTCTTACTAATGAGAAACTTCCCAACATATTCGATAAAGATATACAGAGGAATGACCATAGTGCAAGCAAAGATGAGTATAAAGTGAGTGACAAAAATTTAgaaacagaaaaaaaaataggtaTAAAAAATGTGCCATGTAAAAACCAAATAAACGATATAACATATAGTATAGATATAAATGAGGATGAAAATAGAGAACTATCCAAAGAAAGGAAAAGTGAAGAAATAAACAAGTTAGACATTTCTACACACACAGATacgtataaaaatatattgataaaTAATCCACTATCTGATAAAGaacatataaagaaaattttaGAAGACATAGAGAAACAAAAATCAAATGatgaatataaaagaaaaataaaaaatattaaaaatgaattttgtATGTTTATTAATGAaatcaataataaaaaaaaattaacatggGCTTTTGATGGAAACAAAACAAATACaagtttaataataaataaaaaatatataaatgtttccaatgcatataattatttatattcagacgataatacaaattatttttataaaaaatcagAAAGCGAAACAAATCCATATaacttaaatttatataaaaataaagaatccCTAGATAGTgttataaataaacaaagaAGTGCctcatatttaaataataattcttaTAACAATATTCTATTGAGATATCAAACAACTGATAGTAATTCTAACACATTAATGAAAACACAAAGTTCaaattattacaaaaaatttCAATCGTTATCATTGAACAGTgggcaaaatatattaatcaatTTCCATCCACAAAGGGACGAAGAAAATAAGAATGAATTCACTAATATCTACATAACTAGCCAAATAAATGACCCTATAAATGACCCTATAAATGACCCTGTAAATGACCCTGTAAATGAAAGTGTAGATGATTCTACAAATGTATGCCCTCAGATGCTTATGCCagaaaattgtaaaaaagaaaaaaaatgtcaaATTAGagataatattttaacaGATCAAGAACAATCTAAAGAATTAACAAACGATTTAcagttaaataaaaataaagatgtaattatgtattttttaaattcatataataaaaaaagtaaaatatataaagacATGAATACATTATATGTTCCTGATAATGTATATCATGTCATTCCAAAAATTAACAGAAGTActgaacaaaatatttttgacgattcaataaataatatttttaactattataaatataattttcttttatcattttccgaaaataatgattataataatattaccAAAAGTGGTAGTATTAAATATCCAAATATcccaaataaatatttttctcaaaatggtataaatatagaaaataacgCACTAAAGGAAATctgtattaataatattgaaaaagaGGATTCCTTATATTCTATAtctcaaaataataaaaatatatatttaaataaatttcctaataatgaaaaaagagAACCACTATTAAATtcttataaaaaagaaaaggaatatagTGCGTTAccaaaaattaatttaatttgttcAGAAAAACCTTTATTTGGGTATGAAGATGCATATCAAATAGATGATTATGTAAATGGgaaaattaatgaaaatattattcatGTCTATCCTATTAGATATTTAAGAATTAAACATGTTAAAACAACTGAAGTCTTATTGCTTAttgcaatatttttattagctATCTCTATCCTTTACAATTTGATCGCTTAACTTCGAAAACCAATAAAATGTAGAACCAAAATTCAATAATATAGGAAAGCAactaaataattatatctatatgtgtacatatatatatattgttatctCGAACCCTTATTTGTTTTactctatttttttaagtacaaatttgtaatttttttaaataaaaaaacacacATCCACGTGTGCAATGTATTAAAAGGTGCATTCTTTATGCTCTTATGAACATATGTCTCgatttcatctttttttacatttaacAAAACAacattaataattctataatGCAATTTATACTTGTAGTTTTCTCTCATTCGCCCCTGAAATTGTTTAATTTCGCTATTTTagcatattttattatttttcattttctagaACCCCCCCCAAAAAAATACAAGTTTATACATTACCGTATTtggtataattataaaaattgggAAAACAAATACATacatattcatatttatgGCGTAAAATTAAgattaaaatagttaataataaaaaaaataattatacaaCTCCATATCATGCATTCGAAgtaattttatcatttcaAAATATGTCTCTTTAGATACTGCTTGGTTGCCTACTAGGTTTATTACATTCTGTTTTTGTTTAGTTCcgttttttaaatattttaagtaTGAAGGGAAAAAAAGAGCAATAAATTTTGGAGTAATAAATGTTTCAGCGAAAGAAATAACTTCCATCATATGTTCATACCgctttttatcttttatagAATTGGggttaaaattataaagcaTTTCAcaatattcattaaaataaaatccatatggtttatttatttcattttgatcaatttttatatcatcattattatttatactatTGTGTTCATTggtttcaaaatttttattttcttcataatTTTCGAGTACTATATTTTCTTCACTTATTCTATTAGTCATCATTATATTGTTacatccatttttataagtaCTGTTCCAATATTTTATAGTGAGTAATATATAAGATGGTAGAACGCTAGAAAATAACTCATAATTTCCTCGTAAAAAAAATCCATATTTTTCAGTAATATTTTCATcagtatttatattttgattaatTAATTTTCTAATAACTATCATAATATATctatcatataatttttttcgaGCTATActaaaatgatgataatatttattcatataatttgtctttaacgaaaaaaatgttttaactaaaaatgaattttgtTTTACAGTATTATCTAAGTTAGTTTTTTGCAAAGATTTGGTTGATGCAGTAACTGATGAGTTGTTAACTTTTTCTGCAATGTCTAACATTTCTATCCcattagataaatattcattttgcATTAAATGATTATGACTTCTATTACATATAATGTAATATCTATATGTTAAACTAAAATGctcattaataaattttgtaGTATCatgatttttattatcacacATTTTTCtcattaaattatttgaacaATCTATACCTCGAAAAGAATAATCAATTGTACTTAAATTCGAAAACAATTTAGCtatatcatataaattatgataaaaaaatataaaattttcttttaatatagataaaacttgaaatttttcatttacaTCCATCATATCTGCTTTTTCGTCTAATTCTTTATAAATactccattttttttttttttttgcatttttaataaaattcggttttacattattatatgcacTTATATCAACATTATCATTTCGAAATATGGactcattatttatattggaACTTAAATGAGCTTCTAAATTTACATTGTTGTTACTATTATTTGATAACctattttttgaattaatTTGTCCacataaaacatttttagcaaaagtaaaaatatcattttgACATAGTATTGAAACATCCATTATTTGTTCAAatgacattttatttaattctgGTATTCGATTTATAAAATCTAAAGAATTAAAACAAGATCGAATATCTCCATTACAAttataagatatattttttataacttcttttatatttttatttaaatttatcattttacAATAATATCTCTCAGATAATGCCTTTTCAAGATTTAATggatgtattttttttaattttataaaattaacaaatggagaataatttatatcaACTCCTAATAAtgtattaattgtttttattttctcaaaagaatttataaaaataattattgggTGTATATAATAGCATTCACGATTTTTGGGATTTTTTATctctttattaatatatttagaatATTCTTTTTTACACAAAATAACAcgattaaaaataaattgaatAGAATTAACACAACTCTTTCGGAAGTCTTCAGAATATTCTAATTCAGATAAAGGCAATTCatcaataataatagcacgagtatttatataatgattatcataatagtttttttttttatcatattcttttttgctttttaaatttatatttataaaatgtctatatagGGTACTGTTCAGAATTATGCTATTTAATatctttttaaaatcattaGGTACAAGCCAATTCATTacattatcatttatttctaAACATTCAAAAATGTCAATcaaaagttttttttttataacatattctttttttaataaaactatTGTCTTTTCTATTAATtcgttatatttatttaatccacatattatttttttatttattttatatatttcttttgaataatttattattttttctcgaACCTTTTCCGATATAAAATCAAACCCATCATTTGATGTCTCTACATTTTTTGAACGAATATCAGTTTTGTCGTTTCTTCTTGAAATGCTTTGAGTAttggaaaataatttttctttccgtttattaaaagatataaaatcATTGTAATTAGATAAAGTGGAACTATTTAGACATGTTAGAATTTCTTTCCTTGtgttattttcatttgttaaatatttaattccTTCACCTTTTTGCAACCATTCATATAATTCCAAATTTTCTTTATCCATTCTTTTAATGGAACTATTTGCTTTTATAAAAGAATTTACAGATTCTTCCTTCAAATATTTAACAatcaaataattaataataattgtatCTGTTAGATAGTTagttataaattcattacaGTTTATTAGTTCATTTatagaaatatttaaattcatattatttattaaattattatttatgttatttataaaaatcaactcaatcatattattatcagaataatttatattctcAATTATTTCGtctacatatttatttatatcacatttattttgaaaattaaaATGTGTCTCTGGAAATTCCATTAAATTGTCTATTCCATGTTTTGGTTTCAAactttttaaaacatttaaacAACTTTTTCTTTCGTTTAAAGAATTAATAATAgttgtatattttatcatgGAATTATTATGATTTTCATCGACTATTAACCATTTTATTACTTCTCTAGAATTATGAAAATcgataaaatttttaatttctctATTTAGAGAATTGTTTAATAATATGTCACTGTTCCCCTTATACTCTTTCTTAAAATTGgctaaaaaagaaaatgatttaaatatttgttcAATACCtacattatcattattattattatcattattattattattatcattattattattgttattttttttttcaaaacaatattttctaaatataatatcttcaattttctttttaatattttttttttttatataacaaaTTACATCCTCTTTTAATGTGTTAGCTAAAAACATATTCCCCCTATTTTCTGCCATCAAATGATTagctatttttaaattttcaattattaatttattaatattatttgattCAAGAAAATtaacattaa comes from the Plasmodium yoelii strain 17X genome assembly, chromosome: 6 genome and includes:
- a CDS encoding amino acid transporter, putative; the protein is MVIKQDKCVTENLFSNTLNTEYEKLEEIEDNPSPNIDMLRENEDNDELYNNNNNYNKSDRHKGYIENIKLKQSKYFGDKTIGKKYSYIYLINQIFGSGIVSIPYIFKHSGWLPCLVINIIICLLTIFNTLLFLRSMTMIPNNIHFNKRYEYISTMCYFLGKNNIFFMFMQICYYGSILVSNIISIVIVSHAVDYILVNIFGYTIGVIIYPNFQFSTITDINKLYYSNNYVLCITIGYVINAIISIYFSQSSLEDNMKVQVLSFIFLMITIFQIIFLSIIKIYKYNNVHTILSNDSMGKYSDIKYPTIFGDFNFKQLLSSYISSYSAITVIPCWANEMKSDVKIMKTVWISNFFCCFIYYIFGYVLYTAYPHIDNENILYGILKNPSINTSMKVSIYLFDLLTIAPGIYVYCIATRYNLVNSNICSEKAAFLFGTVFPFLISWWFTSRAMFESIFTWSSLIFSYACNYITPSIIYLIACKNIPYSQKNPLHYIHVLYDPNEYKQKNFPLYNVFSVKNNSKEREDTSSNTNPRVLNERNYNKTDDPDAFKIETGDCISTKNSYNKTYQHPRFEKNEIKFDAEEIYKLKEDKTKEIENKTIINDDSNNVNNNKRGEYKIHFKGLNQINNLEEDDRHNYYDETKSTEEKKITYLEGGEKESQQQSNEDNNKAIGLSDNYRFLENNVENTHDDFQNGYTELKDICEENGNEDKKFKSPERIKNSYKDNNNNNNYHRKKSDKDLKKKNKVNISHEYCKKNENKLSKFELRKYNSLFNIKGNNINKNNSKKTNQHQVHNVRKSRKHKTVIGFEKKHIKIPNKNNNINNNYYDYSNISENDMLNNKNIADLSKDIYNDVKIIKKNYERNKYLIRYSDIFDSFLNLKFILENGTQRNSVDSDFNLDVADKNTSSKDDDTNKLINSYNTKNTSYSNNNSYSNTYKPFLTNEKLPNIFDKDIQRNDHSASKDEYKVSDKNLETEKKIGIKNVPCKNQINDITYSIDINEDENRELSKERKSEEINKLDISTHTDTYKNILINNPLSDKEHIKKILEDIEKQKSNDEYKRKIKNIKNEFCMFINEINNKKKLTWAFDGNKTNTSLIINKKYINVSNAYNYLYSDDNTNYFYKKSESETNPYNLNLYKNKESLDSVINKQRSASYLNNNSYNNILLRYQTTDSNSNTLMKTQSSNYYKKFQSLSLNSGQNILINFHPQRDEENKNEFTNIYITSQINDPINDPINDPVNDPVNESVDDSTNVCPQMLMPENCKKEKKCQIRDNILTDQEQSKELTNDLQLNKNKDVIMYFLNSYNKKSKIYKDMNTLYVPDNVYHVIPKINRSTEQNIFDDSINNIFNYYKYNFLLSFSENNDYNNITKSGSIKYPNIPNKYFSQNGINIENNALKEICINNIEKEDSLYSISQNNKNIYLNKFPNNEKREPLLNSYKKEKEYSALPKINLICSEKPLFGYEDAYQIDDYVNGKINENIIHVYPIRYLRIKHVKTTEVLLLIAIFLLAISILYNLIA